The Scyliorhinus canicula chromosome 11, sScyCan1.1, whole genome shotgun sequence genome contains a region encoding:
- the LOC119973727 gene encoding histone H2A, whose amino-acid sequence MSGRGKTGGKARAKAKSRSSRAGLQFPVGRVHRLLRKGNYAERVGAGAPVYLAAVLEYLSAEILELAGNAARDNKKTRIIPRHLQLAIRNDEELNKLLGGVTIAQGGVLPNIQAVLLPKKTQTSKK is encoded by the coding sequence ATGTCTGGACGGGGTAAGACCGGCGGCAAAGCCCGGGCTAAGGCCAAGTCCCGCTCTTCCCGGGCCGGTCTGCAGTTCCCCGTCGGCCGCGTCCACCGTTTGCTGCGGAAAGGCAATTACGCCGAGCGAGTGGGAGCCGGGGCACCCGTCTACCTGGCCGCCGTGCTGGAGTACCTGTCCGCCGAGATCCTCGAGCTGGCCGGCAACGCGGCCCGGGACAACAAGAAGACCAGGATCATCCCCCGCCACCTCCAGCTCGCCATCAGAAACGACGAGGAGCTCAACAAGCTGCTGGGAGGAGTGACCATCGCCCAGGGAGGCGTCCTGCCCAATATCCAGGCCGTACTCCTACCCAAGAAAACCCAGACCTCGAAAAAATGA